In Quercus lobata isolate SW786 unplaced genomic scaffold, ValleyOak3.0 Primary Assembly Scq3eQI_1903, whole genome shotgun sequence, the genomic window ttacactaaaaaccaacACATTGACTATTGACCAACAATGAGGAATaaccggaaaaaaaaaaaaaaaaaaaaaaaaaaattcaaccaatgAATGATTGAAAtgtattcagccaaaaaaataaaatgaatgagTGAGAATGTAAGATGATGTTAAagttaaaagaataaaagggcTCAGGCAGAACAGGATTCATAAACAGCCCAAAACCATtcggtgagagagagagagagagagagtcagagagaaaaaccagTTGAGGGAGGGCCGGACTGCCGGAGCCGGAGCCGGAGCGGAGGAAGCACCTAGTCAACGGCAGATCTCCGACGGCGATGAGTGCTGACCGATCTACCGACTGGCGTCGACGATCTACGAAGATTTCGttccatttttcattttagtgacagtgagataaagagagagaaaaagagagaaataccttgagggagggccgGAGGGAGCACCGGAGCAGAGGCCGATCTTCGATCTGCGATGAGGGGCGAGCGACGACGGCGACGACGAGCGAGCTGCGGCGTCGCTGCGACGTGATCGTGGGTCTGCTgcggtttgatttttgtttgtgtatttaggaatttttttttttttttagataaaaacctCTGTCTCTCTGTGTTTGTTGTGTTTCTCTCTGTGTTTGGTTTGCTGTTGAGTGTTGAGTTTGGTTTGCTGTTGAGCTTGATTTGCTCTGTATAGACAGTATCGGGCATTGTGGTATCTGCCACCGATTTGATCTCTCTGTCAGCGACGTGATGGGTGGATTTTCTGGTtctctgtaatttttttttttttttcggttgaGAATGCGTGGGCTTGCCGTGAGCGAGCTACTGGGCTCACCATGGGCTTAGCTTGCCTGGGCTTctctgtgaattttttttttttttcagattttagttcaattttttttgggctttttttttttttttttggcttgaaagtagaacagataaatttttttttttttttttttttaatctgaggATGTTACTAATTTTTGATTGAGGCCTGGGAGAATGGGTGAGAAATTGGGAGGGGGGGCCGGCTGCCTAAGGTTGGGGGggcctaattattttttcttcatagtctaatgggaaaaattttttttttgcaggggccTCGGCCCCCCCAAGCCACTATGTGGCTCCGCCCCTGCATGCCGTCGATTTTCACTGGCTGAGATCAAGACAGCTACCAATAACTTTGATGATAATTTAGTAATTGGTGAGGATCGTTATGGGAAGAAAGTATACAAGGGGTTTATTGATGACCGTACCATAAGCGTTGCAGTAAAGCGTACGGATTTAAGGTCGGGTAAGAACGAGGTGCTGTTCCTTTGCCAGTTACACCACCCCAACCTCGCCCGTCTCATCGGATATTGTTTCGATAAATGCGAGATGATCACAGTCTACGAATTCATGGAGAATGGAAACCTCGGCGACCACATTTACGCCACTAAACGCCATGAACCCCTCCCGTGGAAACAAAGACTCCAGATTTGCATTGGAGTGGCGCGTGGACTGCACTACCTTCAAACTGGGCTGAAGCATTGTATTTACCACCTTGACGTGCAGCCGAGAAACATTCTTCTGGACGAGAAATGGGAGGCCAAGTTGGGAGCTTTCGAGATTTCCGAGATGGGTCCCCCTAGTTTGTCAAAGGCTTCAATTAAAATGGATTTTGTGGGAGTAGCGGGAACTCGTGGATACGTTGCTCCGGAGAATTTCTTTGTCGGGGGGCTGCTTAGCGATAAATCTGACGTTTACTCTTTTGGTATGGTACTGTTGGAAGTGCTCTGTGCCAGAAAGCCATTGGAAGTCTCAgtggagagagaagaagaggttTGCCTGCCTGGCTGGGCCCAAAAATGCAAAGAAGAAGGGACCATAAATCAGATAATTGATCCGCATCTGACGGGGAAGATAGCCCCAGAGTGTTTAAACATATATGTGGACATTGCGACCTCTTGTGTGCAACATGAGGAAAAGGATCGTCCCACAATGGTTGAAGTGGAAGTAGACCTCGAACATGCATTGGAACTGCAAGAGAGCGCAGATGCTGCTAGCAAGGATGTGGATCCTGTGTTGTGATCAAAAGTGCACCACATCTACCGACTTGTCCTTGGACACCACCACACCAAACGGCAAATGATTACCCACAAACAATGATCAAAATTTGCATTCCAAGAAGCAATTTGTATGGTTAGTAGTtctttgaccaaaaaaaaaagtgggctTTTCTAGAATGGCAAAACTCATGTACAGAAGTttggaaatgaaaaataacttaatataaattcttttttcttatatatttatttttaatatccgCTGGCATTATAATTATGattcaagtttttctttgtaGTACTACTTTCTTATCTACCATGAGTCTATGACTGAATAtataaagaagggtaaaacttATTATAGTGTACCTTTCATCAAGTGTAGTACATTAAATtctctaattaaattaaaaacatattcaattttGATTGTTCTTGGAATATATATAACATCTAAGGAACTGTAAAAGCGGGGGTGGAGGGAAAGGATTGctccaaaaagagagagagagagaggggaatgGGGGGAGTTTGTGGTGAACAATTGCAAGAGCTACTTTTGAAAAAGAGACATTGAAAAACAGAGACTTTTTTTGGTTAGTAAATGACGAAAAGGTTTTTTtaggttagagagagagagagagagagataaagcaaaaaaaaacgTATatgattatcttttatttttagctaaagGTAGACCACGCTTTCACAAAAAAGATCAAtgtaaatgaaatatattttattttagattgttATATAAGTACAATATATACAATAAGACTAAAATTATAAGGCCTTGTACCATTTGGAGCTCAGGAAATTTTCTAATTTGAGGAACCAGCACTGTTCAGATTGTCTAAGAACCTAAATAGATTTAAGCTAGCTTCTGAGAGTTTAACAGAGGGAAGTTTGGTAATTTATCTTGAGGGCTTACATAGGCGAGGGAGGGATTGGaagcaacaaaaaagaaagtctTTTAGTTTCAAGGATAGATTATATGCATAAtggaggaaaatgaaaaaatgatgcTAAGTCATCTATAAGAAAGGCTGTGGAAGCTTTTTACGTAATAAAGGTCCAAGACcagaatattattattttatattttataactaGTTAAGATCAGAATTTCCAAAAGTGCTTTCAGATGCTTCTATAATGATCAAGGAGTAAAAACTGTTGATAAAAAGCTGGTAAAAGATATGGTTATTGAGTTCTACCAAAGATTGTTGGCGAGTTACATTTAGGATCAAAGCATTACTCAAGCTGGCCTAGATCAGAAATATAATTTACTATCCTTGCTGAAAAAATGAATTAACTACAAAAAGATGTGCCTGGTATAGAAATCAAGGAGACTCTCTTTTCATTAAAAAGGGACAAGGCTCCCTGGCCTGATGGTATACATCTCATTTCATTAGAAAAGCATGTTATGTGGTTCATTAAGAAGTTTTTGCAGTAGTTAAACCCTTTATCACATTGGTTTTATAAAGTTTATAATCCCTTAAAAAATGAGGACTTCAGACCAATTTCTTGTTTCAACACAATCTAAAATTGAATTACAAAGATGTTAGCCAAATGGTTGAATAAATGCTTGATTGATCTCATAATGGAGGAATGCATCACTTCTCCCCAGTTCTCTTGCAGTACATGGAAGTTTAGTGGGGTATTTCAAGGGGGGAAAAAGGAATAATATGAGGGGAGTCTTTATCTCCTTATTTGTTTGTTATAGTCATGAAAGTTTTTTCAAGAATGTTTAAGAAAGTTACTGTGAAACCAAAGATC contains:
- the LOC115973306 gene encoding receptor-like protein kinase FERONIA, giving the protein MGGFSGSLGLGPPKPLCGSAPACRRFSLAEIKTATNNFDDNLVIGEDRYGKKVYKGFIDDRTISVAVKRTDLRSGKNEVLFLCQLHHPNLARLIGYCFDKCEMITVYEFMENGNLGDHIYATKRHEPLPWKQRLQICIGVARGLHYLQTGLKHCIYHLDVQPRNILLDEKWEAKLGAFEISEMGPPSLSKASIKMDFVGVAGTRGYVAPENFFVGGLLSDKSDVYSFGMVLLEVLCARKPLEVSVEREEEVCLPGWAQKCKEEGTINQIIDPHLTGKIAPECLNIYVDIATSCVQHEEKDRPTMVEVEVDLEHALELQESADAASKDVDPVL